TTGTAATGAATAAGAAAATAAGGTGGGCATTTCTTTTAGCATTAATGATCATAGGGTGGTTTGGATTTGAGTTAAAGAGTTCTGCAACAGCACCTGAATTTTCAGTCAAAACAATTCTTACTGAAAATCAACGCGATGCATCCGTTTCTTATTTTGATTTGCTATTGGATAAGGGAGCTGCAGAAGAGTTACAAGTAGAAATCACGAATAGCTCAGAACGAGAATTAACAGTTGAGTTGCAGGCAACAACTGCAGTGACAAATATAAACGGATTAATCGACTATAGCATAGATGTGGAAGAGCCAGATGACAGTTTAAAAATAGATTTTAAAGAAATTACTAGTATCAAAGAAAGTGAAATCACCATTCCTCGTGGGGAAAGTAGAATATTGACAGCGTTAGTGCAACTACCTAAAGAACAGATTTTTGATGGTATTTTACTAGGAGGTTTAACCATTAGCGAAAAAGAATCAACAAAGGATTCATCAGAGACAGAAAATCAAATTACGAATCGCTTTGTCTACTCAATTGCTGTAATGATTGCTCAAAGTGAAAATGCAGTTCAACCCGATTTATCCCTGAAATCAGTTGAAGTAGAGCAACGAAATCGTCGTAATTTTATCGTGGGAAATATTCAAAATAGAGCGAGTACCATTGTTAATCATTTTGATGTTGAAGCAACAATTTTTAAAGAAGGGGAAACTACTCCTTTGTTTCATGAAGAAAGAGTCGATATGCGCATGGCACCTAATTCAACTTTGGCATACGGAATTGGGACGAACAATCAACCTTTGTCTGCAGGAACCTATGAAATGCATATGAAGGCAACGAATGGCGAAGAAGAATGGAAATGGGTTGAATTCTTTACGATTACAAATGAAAAAGCAAGA
This Carnobacterium maltaromaticum DSM 20342 DNA region includes the following protein-coding sequences:
- a CDS encoding DUF916 and DUF3324 domain-containing protein, with the protein product MNKKIRWAFLLALMIIGWFGFELKSSATAPEFSVKTILTENQRDASVSYFDLLLDKGAAEELQVEITNSSERELTVELQATTAVTNINGLIDYSIDVEEPDDSLKIDFKEITSIKESEITIPRGESRILTALVQLPKEQIFDGILLGGLTISEKESTKDSSETENQITNRFVYSIAVMIAQSENAVQPDLSLKSVEVEQRNRRNFIVGNIQNRASTIVNHFDVEATIFKEGETTPLFHEERVDMRMAPNSTLAYGIGTNNQPLSAGTYEMHMKATNGEEEWKWVEFFTITNEKAREMNNSAVELEKDNTRLYLIIAGIVIVILFIVILVLMNREKFFRKKK